A region of Arabidopsis thaliana chromosome 5, partial sequence DNA encodes the following proteins:
- the GLR2.5 gene encoding glutamate receptor 2.5 yields MSLFHHLVSRFLSLWLLIFLVFLVLSLGKSQKEALQVKVGIVLGSNVTLADLSLRAINMSLSEFYNTHNGFKTRIVLNVRDSKQTVVGAAASALYLIKKREVVAIIGPGTSMQAPFLINLGNQSKVPIISFSATSPLLDSLRSPYFIRATHDDSSQVQAISAIIESFRWREVVPIYVDNEFGEGILPNLVDAFQEINVRIRYRSAISLHYSDDQIKKELYKLMTMPTRVFIVHMLPDLGSRLFSIAKEIDMLSKGYVWIVTNGIADLMSIMGESSLVNMHGVLGVKTYFAKSKELLHLEARWQKRFGGEELNNFACWAYDAATALAMSVEEIRHVNMSFNTTKEDTSRDDIGTDLDELGVALSGPKLLDALSTVSFKGVAGRFQLKNGKLEATTFKIINIEESGERTVGFWKSKVGLVKSLRVDKVSHSSRRLRPIIWPGDTIFVPKGWEFPTNAKKLRIAVPKKDGFNNFVEVTKDENTNVPTVTGFCIDVFNTVMSQMPYAVSYEYIPFDTPDGKPRGSYDEMVYNVFLGEFDGAVGDTTILANRSHYVDFALPYSETGIVFLVPVKDGKEKGEWVFLKPLTKELWLVTAASFLYIGIMVWIFEYQADEEFREQMIIDKISSVFYFSFSTLFFAHRRPSESFFTRVLVVVWCFVLLILTQSYTATLTSMLTVQELRPTVRHMDDLRKSGVNIGYQTGSFTFERLKQMRFDESRLKTYNSPEEMRELFLHKSSNGGIDAAFDEVAYIKLFMAKYCSEYSIIEPTFKADGFGFAFPLGSPLVSDISRQILNITEGDAMKAIENKWFLGEKHCLDSTTSDSPIQLDHHSFEALFLIVFVVSVILLLLMLASRGYQERQHNASPNLPNDQANAAQEEVNEEGNVGDHIVEVDTALVRRKKLTSNTIPIRRVAPLSRLKSA; encoded by the exons ATGTCTCTTTTCCATCATCTCGTGTCTCGTTTTCTTTCATTATGGCTTTTAATTTTCCTCGTCTTCTTAGTATTATCACTCGGGAAATCTCAAAAGGAAGCTTTACAAGTTAAAGTGGGGATTGTTCTTGGCAGTAATGTGACATTAGCAGATTTGAGCTTGCGAGCTATCAATATGTCTCTGTCGGAATTTTATAATACTCATAATGGCTTCAAGACAAGGATTGTCCTCAACGTCCGAGACTCCAAACAAACTGTTGTTGGTGCTGCCGCTTCAG CTTTATACTTGATAAAGAAGAGGGAAGTGGTGGCCATTATTGGACCAGGGACTTCAATGCAAGCTCCATTTTTAATCAACCTTGGAAACCAATCTAAAGTTCCAATCATTTCATTCTCTGCAACAAGCCCTCTTCTTGATTCCCTCCGTAGTCCATATTTCATCAGAGCCACTCACGACGATTCGTCTCAAGTCCAAGCCATTAGCGCCATCATAGAGTCATTTAGATGGAGAGAAGTTGTGCCTATATATGTAGACAATGAGTTCGGAGAAGGTATTCTTCCTAACTTAGTTGATGCTTTTCAAGAGATTAATGTTCGTATCCGATACCGAAGTGCCATCTCATTACATTACTCTGatgatcaaatcaagaaagagCTTTACAAACTAATGACCATGCCTACTAGGGTTTTTATCGTGCACATGCTGCCTGATCTCGGGTCAAGACTCTTTTCGATAGCAAAAGAGATTGATATGCTGAGCAAAGGATATGTATGGATAGTCACAAATGGTATAGCTGATCTCATGAGTATAATGGGGGAATCAAGCTTGGTGAATATGCATGGTGTCTTGGGCGTCAAGACATATTTTGCAAAATCCAAAGAGCTACTACATCTTGAAGCTCGTTGGCAAAAAAGATTCGGAGGAGAAGAGCTGAACAACTTTGCATGTTGGGCTTATGATGCTGCCACAGCACTTGCAATGTCAGTTGAGGAAATTAGGCACGTAAACATGAGTTTCAACACGACCAAAGAAGACACTTCAAGAGATGATATTGGGACTGATCTTGATGAACTCGGCGTTGCTCTATCTGGTCCCAAGCTTCTTGATGCCTTGTCAACAGTCAGTTTCAAAGGTGTTGCCGGGAGATTTCAGCTAAAAAACGGAAAGCTAGAGGCGACGACTTTCAAGATTATCAATATAGAGGAAAGCGGTGAAAGAACGGTTGGATTTTGGAAATCAAAAGTAGGATTAGTAAAGAGCTTAAGAGTAGATAAAGTGTCTCACAGCTCCCGTCGCCTTAGACCGATAATATGGCCTGGTGACACTATTTTTGTGCCTAAAGGTTGGGAATTCCCAACAAACGCAAAGAAGCTGCGAATAGCAGTTCCAAAGAAGGATGGTTTCAACAATTTTGTTGAGGTAACCAAGGATGAAAATACTAATGTTCCAACGGTCACCGGGTTTTGCATAGATGTTTTCAACACGGTAATGAGCCAAATGCCATATGCTGTCTCCTATGAGTACATCCCCTTTGATACGCCTGATGGAAAACCTCGTGGAAGTTACGATGAAATGGTTTATAATGTGTTTCTTGGG GAGTTTGATGGAGCTGTAGGTGATACAACAATTTTGGCTAATCGGTCGCATTATGTTGATTTCGCGTTGCCATACTCGGAGACCGGAATTGTATTCCTTGTACCAGTCAAGGAtgggaaagaaaaaggagaatgGGTCTTCTTAAAGCCTTTAACAAAGGAGCTATGGTTGGTCACTGCTGCTTCTTTTCTCTACATTGGAATCatggtttggatttttgaGTACCAAGCAGATGAGGAGTTCAGGGAACAGAtgataattgataaaataTCTAGTGTGTTCTACTTCTCGTTTTCGACTCTCTTTTTCGCACACA GGAGGCCATCAGAGAGCTTTTTTACAAGGGTTCTTGTTGTGGTTTGGTGCTTTGTGTTGCTAATTCTGACTCAGAGCTACACAGCAACACTGACATCGATGCTGACAGTTCAAGAGCTTCGACCAACAGTGAGACACATGGATGATTTGAGGAAGAGCGGAGTGAACATTGGATATCAAACTGGTTCGTTTACATTCGAAAGGCTGAAACAAATGCGTTTCGATGAATCGAGGTTAAAGACATATAATTCTCCTGAAGAGATGCGTGAACTTTTTCTTCACAAGAGCAGCAATGGCGGGATTGATGCTGCGTTCGATGAGGTCGCTTATATCAAGCTTTTCATGGCTAAGTATTGCTCAGAGTATTCCATCATCGAGCCTACCTTTAAGGCTGATGGCTTTGGCTTT GCATTTCCACTAGGATCTCCATTGGTGTCAGATATTTCAAGACAGATCTTGAACATAACAGAGGGAGATGCCATGAAAGCTATAGAGAACAAGTGGTTCCTTGGAGAAAAACATTGTCTGGACTCGACTACATCAGATTCTCCAATCCAGCTCGACCACCACAGCTTTGAAGCTCTATTTCTGATCgtctttgttgtttctgtgattcTACTCTTACTCATGTTGGCTTCTAGAGGATACCAAGAGAGACAACACAATGCTTCACCCAATCTACCAAATGATCAAGCCAATGCAGCTCAAGAAGAAGTCAATGAAGAAGGTAATGTTGGAGATCATATTGTGGAAGTCGACACAGCTTTGGTCCGTCGTAAGAAACTGACCTCAAACACTATACCCATTAGAAGAGTTGCGCCACTATCAAGGCTAAAGTCAGCATAG
- the GLR2.5 gene encoding glutamate receptor 2.5 gives MQTVNNLNSVALYLIKKREVVAIIGPGTSMQAPFLINLGNQSKVPIISFSATSPLLDSLRSPYFIRATHDDSSQVQAISAIIESFRWREVVPIYVDNEFGEGILPNLVDAFQEINVRIRYRSAISLHYSDDQIKKELYKLMTMPTRVFIVHMLPDLGSRLFSIAKEIDMLSKGYVWIVTNGIADLMSIMGESSLVNMHGVLGVKTYFAKSKELLHLEARWQKRFGGEELNNFACWAYDAATALAMSVEEIRHVNMSFNTTKEDTSRDDIGTDLDELGVALSGPKLLDALSTVSFKGVAGRFQLKNGKLEATTFKIINIEESGERTVGFWKSKVGLVKSLRVDKVSHSSRRLRPIIWPGDTIFVPKGWEFPTNAKKLRIAVPKKDGFNNFVEVTKDENTNVPTVTGFCIDVFNTVMSQMPYAVSYEYIPFDTPDGKPRGSYDEMVYNVFLGEFDGAVGDTTILANRSHYVDFALPYSETGIVFLVPVKDGKEKGEWVFLKPLTKELWLVTAASFLYIGIMVWIFEYQADEEFREQMIIDKISSVFYFSFSTLFFAHRRPSESFFTRVLVVVWCFVLLILTQSYTATLTSMLTVQELRPTVRHMDDLRKSGVNIGYQTGSFTFERLKQMRFDESRLKTYNSPEEMRELFLHKSSNGGIDAAFDEVAYIKLFMAKYCSEYSIIEPTFKADGFGFAFPLGSPLVSDISRQILNITEGDAMKAIENKWFLGEKHCLDSTTSDSPIQLDHHSFEALFLIVFVVSVILLLLMLASRGYQERQHNASPNLPNDQANAAQEEVNEEGNVGDHIVEVDTALVRRKKLTSNTIPIRRVAPLSRLKSA, from the exons ATGCAAACGGTAAATAACCTTAACTCTGTAGCTTTATACTTGATAAAGAAGAGGGAAGTGGTGGCCATTATTGGACCAGGGACTTCAATGCAAGCTCCATTTTTAATCAACCTTGGAAACCAATCTAAAGTTCCAATCATTTCATTCTCTGCAACAAGCCCTCTTCTTGATTCCCTCCGTAGTCCATATTTCATCAGAGCCACTCACGACGATTCGTCTCAAGTCCAAGCCATTAGCGCCATCATAGAGTCATTTAGATGGAGAGAAGTTGTGCCTATATATGTAGACAATGAGTTCGGAGAAGGTATTCTTCCTAACTTAGTTGATGCTTTTCAAGAGATTAATGTTCGTATCCGATACCGAAGTGCCATCTCATTACATTACTCTGatgatcaaatcaagaaagagCTTTACAAACTAATGACCATGCCTACTAGGGTTTTTATCGTGCACATGCTGCCTGATCTCGGGTCAAGACTCTTTTCGATAGCAAAAGAGATTGATATGCTGAGCAAAGGATATGTATGGATAGTCACAAATGGTATAGCTGATCTCATGAGTATAATGGGGGAATCAAGCTTGGTGAATATGCATGGTGTCTTGGGCGTCAAGACATATTTTGCAAAATCCAAAGAGCTACTACATCTTGAAGCTCGTTGGCAAAAAAGATTCGGAGGAGAAGAGCTGAACAACTTTGCATGTTGGGCTTATGATGCTGCCACAGCACTTGCAATGTCAGTTGAGGAAATTAGGCACGTAAACATGAGTTTCAACACGACCAAAGAAGACACTTCAAGAGATGATATTGGGACTGATCTTGATGAACTCGGCGTTGCTCTATCTGGTCCCAAGCTTCTTGATGCCTTGTCAACAGTCAGTTTCAAAGGTGTTGCCGGGAGATTTCAGCTAAAAAACGGAAAGCTAGAGGCGACGACTTTCAAGATTATCAATATAGAGGAAAGCGGTGAAAGAACGGTTGGATTTTGGAAATCAAAAGTAGGATTAGTAAAGAGCTTAAGAGTAGATAAAGTGTCTCACAGCTCCCGTCGCCTTAGACCGATAATATGGCCTGGTGACACTATTTTTGTGCCTAAAGGTTGGGAATTCCCAACAAACGCAAAGAAGCTGCGAATAGCAGTTCCAAAGAAGGATGGTTTCAACAATTTTGTTGAGGTAACCAAGGATGAAAATACTAATGTTCCAACGGTCACCGGGTTTTGCATAGATGTTTTCAACACGGTAATGAGCCAAATGCCATATGCTGTCTCCTATGAGTACATCCCCTTTGATACGCCTGATGGAAAACCTCGTGGAAGTTACGATGAAATGGTTTATAATGTGTTTCTTGGG GAGTTTGATGGAGCTGTAGGTGATACAACAATTTTGGCTAATCGGTCGCATTATGTTGATTTCGCGTTGCCATACTCGGAGACCGGAATTGTATTCCTTGTACCAGTCAAGGAtgggaaagaaaaaggagaatgGGTCTTCTTAAAGCCTTTAACAAAGGAGCTATGGTTGGTCACTGCTGCTTCTTTTCTCTACATTGGAATCatggtttggatttttgaGTACCAAGCAGATGAGGAGTTCAGGGAACAGAtgataattgataaaataTCTAGTGTGTTCTACTTCTCGTTTTCGACTCTCTTTTTCGCACACA GGAGGCCATCAGAGAGCTTTTTTACAAGGGTTCTTGTTGTGGTTTGGTGCTTTGTGTTGCTAATTCTGACTCAGAGCTACACAGCAACACTGACATCGATGCTGACAGTTCAAGAGCTTCGACCAACAGTGAGACACATGGATGATTTGAGGAAGAGCGGAGTGAACATTGGATATCAAACTGGTTCGTTTACATTCGAAAGGCTGAAACAAATGCGTTTCGATGAATCGAGGTTAAAGACATATAATTCTCCTGAAGAGATGCGTGAACTTTTTCTTCACAAGAGCAGCAATGGCGGGATTGATGCTGCGTTCGATGAGGTCGCTTATATCAAGCTTTTCATGGCTAAGTATTGCTCAGAGTATTCCATCATCGAGCCTACCTTTAAGGCTGATGGCTTTGGCTTT GCATTTCCACTAGGATCTCCATTGGTGTCAGATATTTCAAGACAGATCTTGAACATAACAGAGGGAGATGCCATGAAAGCTATAGAGAACAAGTGGTTCCTTGGAGAAAAACATTGTCTGGACTCGACTACATCAGATTCTCCAATCCAGCTCGACCACCACAGCTTTGAAGCTCTATTTCTGATCgtctttgttgtttctgtgattcTACTCTTACTCATGTTGGCTTCTAGAGGATACCAAGAGAGACAACACAATGCTTCACCCAATCTACCAAATGATCAAGCCAATGCAGCTCAAGAAGAAGTCAATGAAGAAGGTAATGTTGGAGATCATATTGTGGAAGTCGACACAGCTTTGGTCCGTCGTAAGAAACTGACCTCAAACACTATACCCATTAGAAGAGTTGCGCCACTATCAAGGCTAAAGTCAGCATAG
- the GLR2.5 gene encoding glutamate receptor 2.5, whose amino-acid sequence MASRQGLSSTSETPNKLLLVLPLQEFDGAVGDTTILANRSHYVDFALPYSETGIVFLVPVKDGKEKGEWVFLKPLTKELWLVTAASFLYIGIMVWIFEYQADEEFREQMIIDKISSVFYFSFSTLFFAHRRPSESFFTRVLVVVWCFVLLILTQSYTATLTSMLTVQELRPTVRHMDDLRKSGVNIGYQTGSFTFERLKQMRFDESRLKTYNSPEEMRELFLHKSSNGGIDAAFDEVAYIKLFMAKYCSEYSIIEPTFKADGFGFAFPLGSPLVSDISRQILNITEGDAMKAIENKWFLGEKHCLDSTTSDSPIQLDHHSFEALFLIVFVVSVILLLLMLASRGYQERQHNASPNLPNDQANAAQEEVNEEGNVGDHIVEVDTALVRRKKLTSNTIPIRRVAPLSRLKSA is encoded by the exons ATGGCTTCAAGACAAGGATTGTCCTCAACGTCCGAGACTCCAAACAAACTGTTGTTGGTGCTGCCGCTTCAG GAGTTTGATGGAGCTGTAGGTGATACAACAATTTTGGCTAATCGGTCGCATTATGTTGATTTCGCGTTGCCATACTCGGAGACCGGAATTGTATTCCTTGTACCAGTCAAGGAtgggaaagaaaaaggagaatgGGTCTTCTTAAAGCCTTTAACAAAGGAGCTATGGTTGGTCACTGCTGCTTCTTTTCTCTACATTGGAATCatggtttggatttttgaGTACCAAGCAGATGAGGAGTTCAGGGAACAGAtgataattgataaaataTCTAGTGTGTTCTACTTCTCGTTTTCGACTCTCTTTTTCGCACACA GGAGGCCATCAGAGAGCTTTTTTACAAGGGTTCTTGTTGTGGTTTGGTGCTTTGTGTTGCTAATTCTGACTCAGAGCTACACAGCAACACTGACATCGATGCTGACAGTTCAAGAGCTTCGACCAACAGTGAGACACATGGATGATTTGAGGAAGAGCGGAGTGAACATTGGATATCAAACTGGTTCGTTTACATTCGAAAGGCTGAAACAAATGCGTTTCGATGAATCGAGGTTAAAGACATATAATTCTCCTGAAGAGATGCGTGAACTTTTTCTTCACAAGAGCAGCAATGGCGGGATTGATGCTGCGTTCGATGAGGTCGCTTATATCAAGCTTTTCATGGCTAAGTATTGCTCAGAGTATTCCATCATCGAGCCTACCTTTAAGGCTGATGGCTTTGGCTTT GCATTTCCACTAGGATCTCCATTGGTGTCAGATATTTCAAGACAGATCTTGAACATAACAGAGGGAGATGCCATGAAAGCTATAGAGAACAAGTGGTTCCTTGGAGAAAAACATTGTCTGGACTCGACTACATCAGATTCTCCAATCCAGCTCGACCACCACAGCTTTGAAGCTCTATTTCTGATCgtctttgttgtttctgtgattcTACTCTTACTCATGTTGGCTTCTAGAGGATACCAAGAGAGACAACACAATGCTTCACCCAATCTACCAAATGATCAAGCCAATGCAGCTCAAGAAGAAGTCAATGAAGAAGGTAATGTTGGAGATCATATTGTGGAAGTCGACACAGCTTTGGTCCGTCGTAAGAAACTGACCTCAAACACTATACCCATTAGAAGAGTTGCGCCACTATCAAGGCTAAAGTCAGCATAG
- the GLR2.5 gene encoding glutamate receptor 2.5 (glutamate receptor 2.5 (GLR2.5); FUNCTIONS IN: intracellular ligand-gated ion channel activity; INVOLVED IN: cellular calcium ion homeostasis, response to light stimulus; LOCATED IN: integral to membrane, membrane; EXPRESSED IN: stem, stamen; EXPRESSED DURING: 4 anthesis; CONTAINS InterPro DOMAIN/s: Extracellular solute-binding protein, family 3 (InterPro:IPR001638), Ionotropic glutamate receptor (InterPro:IPR001320), Extracellular ligand-binding receptor (InterPro:IPR001828), Glutamate receptor-related (InterPro:IPR015683), GPCR, family 3 (InterPro:IPR000337), Ionotropic glutamate-like receptor, plant (InterPro:IPR017103); BEST Arabidopsis thaliana protein match is: glutamate receptor 2.6 (TAIR:AT5G11180.1); Has 1807 Blast hits to 1807 proteins in 277 species: Archae - 0; Bacteria - 0; Metazoa - 736; Fungi - 347; Plants - 385; Viruses - 0; Other Eukaryotes - 339 (source: NCBI BLink).): protein MSLSEFYNTHNGFKTRIVLNVRDSKQTVVGAAASALYLIKKREVVAIIGPGTSMQAPFLINLGNQSKVPIISFSATSPLLDSLRSPYFIRATHDDSSQVQAISAIIESFRWREVVPIYVDNEFGEGILPNLVDAFQEINVRIRYRSAISLHYSDDQIKKELYKLMTMPTRVFIVHMLPDLGSRLFSIAKEIDMLSKGYVWIVTNGIADLMSIMGESSLVNMHGVLGVKTYFAKSKELLHLEARWQKRFGGEELNNFACWAYDAATALAMSVEEIRHVNMSFNTTKEDTSRDDIGTDLDELGVALSGPKLLDALSTVSFKGVAGRFQLKNGKLEATTFKIINIEESGERTVGFWKSKVGLVKSLRVDKVSHSSRRLRPIIWPGDTIFVPKGWEFPTNAKKLRIAVPKKDGFNNFVEVTKDENTNVPTVTGFCIDVFNTVMSQMPYAVSYEYIPFDTPDGKPRGSYDEMVYNVFLGEFDGAVGDTTILANRSHYVDFALPYSETGIVFLVPVKDGKEKGEWVFLKPLTKELWLVTAASFLYIGIMVWIFEYQADEEFREQMIIDKISSVFYFSFSTLFFAHRRPSESFFTRVLVVVWCFVLLILTQSYTATLTSMLTVQELRPTVRHMDDLRKSGVNIGYQTGSFTFERLKQMRFDESRLKTYNSPEEMRELFLHKSSNGGIDAAFDEVAYIKLFMAKYCSEYSIIEPTFKADGFGFAFPLGSPLVSDISRQILNITEGDAMKAIENKWFLGEKHCLDSTTSDSPIQLDHHSFEALFLIVFVVSVILLLLMLASRGYQERQHNASPNLPNDQANAAQEEVNEEGNVGDHIVEVDTALVRRKKLTSNTIPIRRVAPLSRLKSA from the exons ATGTCTCTGTCGGAATTTTATAATACTCATAATGGCTTCAAGACAAGGATTGTCCTCAACGTCCGAGACTCCAAACAAACTGTTGTTGGTGCTGCCGCTTCAG CTTTATACTTGATAAAGAAGAGGGAAGTGGTGGCCATTATTGGACCAGGGACTTCAATGCAAGCTCCATTTTTAATCAACCTTGGAAACCAATCTAAAGTTCCAATCATTTCATTCTCTGCAACAAGCCCTCTTCTTGATTCCCTCCGTAGTCCATATTTCATCAGAGCCACTCACGACGATTCGTCTCAAGTCCAAGCCATTAGCGCCATCATAGAGTCATTTAGATGGAGAGAAGTTGTGCCTATATATGTAGACAATGAGTTCGGAGAAGGTATTCTTCCTAACTTAGTTGATGCTTTTCAAGAGATTAATGTTCGTATCCGATACCGAAGTGCCATCTCATTACATTACTCTGatgatcaaatcaagaaagagCTTTACAAACTAATGACCATGCCTACTAGGGTTTTTATCGTGCACATGCTGCCTGATCTCGGGTCAAGACTCTTTTCGATAGCAAAAGAGATTGATATGCTGAGCAAAGGATATGTATGGATAGTCACAAATGGTATAGCTGATCTCATGAGTATAATGGGGGAATCAAGCTTGGTGAATATGCATGGTGTCTTGGGCGTCAAGACATATTTTGCAAAATCCAAAGAGCTACTACATCTTGAAGCTCGTTGGCAAAAAAGATTCGGAGGAGAAGAGCTGAACAACTTTGCATGTTGGGCTTATGATGCTGCCACAGCACTTGCAATGTCAGTTGAGGAAATTAGGCACGTAAACATGAGTTTCAACACGACCAAAGAAGACACTTCAAGAGATGATATTGGGACTGATCTTGATGAACTCGGCGTTGCTCTATCTGGTCCCAAGCTTCTTGATGCCTTGTCAACAGTCAGTTTCAAAGGTGTTGCCGGGAGATTTCAGCTAAAAAACGGAAAGCTAGAGGCGACGACTTTCAAGATTATCAATATAGAGGAAAGCGGTGAAAGAACGGTTGGATTTTGGAAATCAAAAGTAGGATTAGTAAAGAGCTTAAGAGTAGATAAAGTGTCTCACAGCTCCCGTCGCCTTAGACCGATAATATGGCCTGGTGACACTATTTTTGTGCCTAAAGGTTGGGAATTCCCAACAAACGCAAAGAAGCTGCGAATAGCAGTTCCAAAGAAGGATGGTTTCAACAATTTTGTTGAGGTAACCAAGGATGAAAATACTAATGTTCCAACGGTCACCGGGTTTTGCATAGATGTTTTCAACACGGTAATGAGCCAAATGCCATATGCTGTCTCCTATGAGTACATCCCCTTTGATACGCCTGATGGAAAACCTCGTGGAAGTTACGATGAAATGGTTTATAATGTGTTTCTTGGG GAGTTTGATGGAGCTGTAGGTGATACAACAATTTTGGCTAATCGGTCGCATTATGTTGATTTCGCGTTGCCATACTCGGAGACCGGAATTGTATTCCTTGTACCAGTCAAGGAtgggaaagaaaaaggagaatgGGTCTTCTTAAAGCCTTTAACAAAGGAGCTATGGTTGGTCACTGCTGCTTCTTTTCTCTACATTGGAATCatggtttggatttttgaGTACCAAGCAGATGAGGAGTTCAGGGAACAGAtgataattgataaaataTCTAGTGTGTTCTACTTCTCGTTTTCGACTCTCTTTTTCGCACACA GGAGGCCATCAGAGAGCTTTTTTACAAGGGTTCTTGTTGTGGTTTGGTGCTTTGTGTTGCTAATTCTGACTCAGAGCTACACAGCAACACTGACATCGATGCTGACAGTTCAAGAGCTTCGACCAACAGTGAGACACATGGATGATTTGAGGAAGAGCGGAGTGAACATTGGATATCAAACTGGTTCGTTTACATTCGAAAGGCTGAAACAAATGCGTTTCGATGAATCGAGGTTAAAGACATATAATTCTCCTGAAGAGATGCGTGAACTTTTTCTTCACAAGAGCAGCAATGGCGGGATTGATGCTGCGTTCGATGAGGTCGCTTATATCAAGCTTTTCATGGCTAAGTATTGCTCAGAGTATTCCATCATCGAGCCTACCTTTAAGGCTGATGGCTTTGGCTTT GCATTTCCACTAGGATCTCCATTGGTGTCAGATATTTCAAGACAGATCTTGAACATAACAGAGGGAGATGCCATGAAAGCTATAGAGAACAAGTGGTTCCTTGGAGAAAAACATTGTCTGGACTCGACTACATCAGATTCTCCAATCCAGCTCGACCACCACAGCTTTGAAGCTCTATTTCTGATCgtctttgttgtttctgtgattcTACTCTTACTCATGTTGGCTTCTAGAGGATACCAAGAGAGACAACACAATGCTTCACCCAATCTACCAAATGATCAAGCCAATGCAGCTCAAGAAGAAGTCAATGAAGAAGGTAATGTTGGAGATCATATTGTGGAAGTCGACACAGCTTTGGTCCGTCGTAAGAAACTGACCTCAAACACTATACCCATTAGAAGAGTTGCGCCACTATCAAGGCTAAAGTCAGCATAG